A genomic region of Candidatus Methylacidithermus pantelleriae contains the following coding sequences:
- a CDS encoding ABC transporter ATP-binding protein, translating into MVCLLLGSQRREFHEAIGMIEVCGVWKSYWVRGSVVPVLRGLDWRVEAGQWVSLVGRSGSGKSTLVGILAGLIEPDRGSVRIGNPNGGGGKVCPAIVFQNYSLLPWLSAYENVLLAVEECSQRLPGIDPDQEAKRLLDLVGLSKAAWKRPGDLSGGMRQRVALARALAFRSPVLLLDEPLSALDAFTRARLQEELAAIASSQGQTIVLVTNDLEEALRLGDRVWALAGGRLWPPEGVRLGGTRPRTKQELWASPSLRKAKALLEKLLRGGPSGEKFWEDGRMIQPELVGL; encoded by the coding sequence GTGGTATGCCTCCTGCTTGGAAGCCAGAGGAGAGAGTTCCACGAGGCGATTGGCATGATTGAGGTCTGTGGGGTTTGGAAAAGTTACTGGGTAAGGGGATCGGTGGTTCCGGTTTTGCGCGGGCTGGATTGGCGCGTGGAAGCGGGCCAATGGGTAAGTCTTGTCGGGCGTTCTGGGTCGGGGAAAAGCACGCTGGTAGGGATTTTGGCAGGTCTGATCGAACCGGACCGGGGTTCTGTACGGATAGGTAACCCGAACGGCGGCGGGGGAAAAGTGTGTCCTGCCATTGTCTTCCAAAACTATTCTCTCCTGCCCTGGCTATCGGCCTACGAGAACGTGCTCCTTGCAGTGGAAGAGTGTTCCCAGCGATTACCAGGTATCGACCCTGACCAGGAGGCAAAGCGGCTCTTGGATCTTGTGGGTCTATCGAAGGCAGCGTGGAAGCGACCAGGGGATCTTTCCGGTGGGATGCGCCAGCGGGTAGCCCTTGCACGTGCACTTGCCTTTCGATCCCCCGTGCTTTTACTCGACGAACCTTTGAGTGCTCTGGATGCCTTTACAAGGGCCAGGCTGCAAGAGGAACTGGCGGCGATTGCTTCAAGCCAGGGACAGACGATTGTCTTGGTAACCAATGACTTGGAGGAAGCCTTGCGCTTGGGGGACCGGGTGTGGGCGTTGGCCGGTGGACGGCTTTGGCCTCCTGAAGGGGTTCGGCTGGGTGGAACACGTCCACGGACAAAGCAGGAGCTTTGGGCATCTCCTTCCCTAAGGAAGGCAAAAGCGTTGCTCGAGAAGCTTCTTCGAGGGGGGCCTTCCGGAGAGAAGTTCTGGGAAGATGGGAGGATGATTCAGCCGGAGTTGGTTGGCTTGTAA
- a CDS encoding ABC transporter ATP-binding protein: protein MKGFWEARELGKAFWTPQGLTFVVRHFSLCFEPGEFVCLVGHSGCGKSTVLSILAGLQAPTEGGIYRRGVPVRRADRTRAMVFQSPSLFPWMTAEQNVALALEGTHPELSGKERREKARFYLGKVGLEEVAGKRIGELSMGMRQRVNVARAFAMEPELLLLDEPFGMLDSITRSELQEVLLEHWGQSACAGLMVTHDIEEAVYLADRIVVMTDGPEATVGKIFRNPSPRPKDRRQLGEDPVLLALRQEIFELLEGSAGSLRSVSGAEGAQWIFRSSGRPLVKRKWSQRVETTVK from the coding sequence GTGAAGGGTTTTTGGGAAGCACGCGAGCTTGGAAAAGCGTTTTGGACACCCCAAGGGTTAACGTTCGTCGTCCGGCATTTCTCTCTTTGTTTCGAGCCGGGGGAGTTCGTTTGCCTGGTTGGCCATTCGGGGTGTGGAAAAAGCACCGTTCTTTCGATTCTGGCTGGTCTTCAGGCTCCCACGGAAGGCGGAATCTACCGGAGAGGAGTTCCCGTGAGAAGGGCGGATCGGACGCGTGCCATGGTCTTTCAATCTCCGAGCCTTTTTCCCTGGATGACGGCCGAGCAAAACGTGGCTCTTGCCCTGGAGGGGACCCATCCGGAGCTTTCAGGAAAAGAGCGAAGGGAGAAGGCTCGATTCTATCTTGGGAAGGTGGGACTTGAAGAGGTTGCAGGCAAACGGATCGGAGAATTGTCGATGGGGATGAGACAGCGCGTCAATGTTGCGCGCGCCTTTGCCATGGAGCCCGAGCTCCTTTTGTTGGATGAACCCTTTGGAATGCTCGACTCAATCACCCGGTCGGAACTCCAGGAAGTCCTTTTGGAACATTGGGGACAGTCAGCGTGCGCGGGCCTTATGGTAACTCACGACATTGAAGAGGCCGTGTATCTGGCGGATCGGATTGTGGTGATGACCGATGGTCCGGAAGCAACGGTGGGAAAAATCTTTCGAAACCCCAGTCCACGGCCCAAGGATCGCCGGCAGCTGGGGGAAGACCCGGTTCTTTTGGCGCTCAGGCAAGAAATCTTTGAACTTCTGGAGGGCTCTGCCGGCTCGCTGCGTTCCGTGTCCGGAGCTGAGGGAGCACAGTGGATCTTTCGCTCCTCTGGGCGGCCTCTCGTGAAACGCAAATGGTCCCAGAGAGTGGAGACAACCGTCAAGTAG
- a CDS encoding diflavin oxidoreductase, with translation MVVENELVRLLGERKDWHQNGVSVPAIPESAPFSAEERAWINGYLAGAWIGSLLSSRDYPKRSPREELPGDRGDAYLTILYASQTGNTESLAKRLAEKAQEKGLAVRLYSMSAYPREQLQKERWLVAMTSTYGDGEFPDNGVGFWEFLSSDKVPRLEKLHYAVLALGDSHYPHFCQAGRNLDERLEELGAQRMCQRVDCDVDFERPANRWMEEVIQTLLERIPRVEGPEFPQGIQGENEGQLTTARAAREDVSGKYHRNHPFLATVVRNIPLTSLQAGKETRHIEISLEGSGLTYLSGDALGVFPRNCPLLVTEILDAKGWDKDSWVVLPGGQLLGLWEALCSHLEIARLSRETLAACGSPQELVDACKPLTPRLYSIACSPKVYPHVVHLTVGVVRYWDRERLRKGVASSFLAERAAEGARVPVYVHSNPRFRPPPAEAPLIMIGPGTGIAPFRAFLQEREGESRPGPSWLFFGEWHRDGTFYYREEIQRWAKMGVVTRLDLAFSRDQEEKCYVWHRMLESRKDFYRWLQEGAYVYVCGSLNVGRDVEKALVEIFRTEGGLKEPEAQARVSELKETGRYRKDVY, from the coding sequence ATGGTCGTAGAAAACGAGCTGGTCCGGCTGCTGGGAGAAAGGAAAGACTGGCATCAGAACGGGGTGAGCGTCCCTGCGATTCCGGAAAGCGCCCCTTTCAGCGCCGAAGAGCGTGCGTGGATTAACGGTTACCTGGCCGGGGCTTGGATTGGTTCTCTCCTCTCTAGCCGCGATTACCCAAAGCGTTCTCCTCGAGAGGAGCTCCCTGGGGATCGGGGTGATGCCTACCTCACGATTCTTTACGCTAGCCAGACGGGCAACACGGAATCGCTGGCGAAACGCCTGGCCGAAAAAGCCCAAGAGAAAGGCTTGGCGGTCCGGCTCTATTCCATGTCGGCTTATCCCAGGGAACAGCTCCAGAAGGAGCGCTGGCTGGTGGCCATGACGAGTACGTATGGCGACGGGGAGTTTCCGGATAATGGGGTTGGATTCTGGGAGTTTCTATCTTCCGACAAGGTCCCGAGGTTAGAAAAGCTCCACTACGCTGTCTTAGCGCTCGGGGATTCCCACTATCCTCATTTTTGCCAGGCTGGTCGCAATCTCGATGAAAGGCTCGAAGAACTGGGAGCGCAACGAATGTGCCAAAGGGTGGATTGCGACGTCGATTTTGAAAGGCCTGCCAACCGCTGGATGGAGGAGGTCATTCAAACGCTCTTGGAAAGGATTCCCAGGGTGGAAGGGCCAGAGTTTCCCCAAGGCATCCAAGGGGAAAATGAGGGGCAGCTCACAACGGCGCGCGCAGCACGAGAGGATGTGAGCGGGAAGTATCACCGGAACCACCCTTTCCTGGCAACTGTGGTTCGAAATATCCCTCTGACAAGTCTCCAGGCCGGCAAGGAGACCCGTCATATCGAAATTTCGCTTGAGGGATCCGGGCTTACCTATCTTTCAGGGGACGCGCTGGGAGTGTTTCCCAGAAACTGTCCCCTTTTGGTAACCGAAATTCTCGACGCGAAGGGATGGGACAAGGACAGCTGGGTAGTACTGCCTGGCGGGCAGTTGCTCGGTTTATGGGAGGCTCTTTGCTCCCATTTAGAGATCGCCAGGCTTAGTCGAGAGACCCTGGCGGCCTGCGGGTCCCCGCAAGAGCTGGTCGATGCCTGCAAGCCCTTAACGCCCAGGCTCTATTCCATTGCGTGCAGTCCGAAAGTTTATCCCCATGTGGTTCACTTGACGGTTGGCGTGGTTCGCTATTGGGACCGGGAGCGGCTTCGGAAAGGAGTAGCTTCGAGCTTTCTTGCCGAGCGAGCAGCCGAAGGCGCGCGCGTTCCCGTCTACGTTCACAGTAACCCCCGTTTCCGGCCCCCACCCGCAGAAGCGCCTCTCATTATGATTGGCCCTGGTACGGGGATTGCCCCTTTCCGTGCCTTTCTCCAAGAAAGGGAGGGAGAATCTCGCCCAGGTCCCAGTTGGCTTTTCTTTGGGGAATGGCATCGTGACGGGACGTTTTACTACCGGGAAGAAATTCAAAGGTGGGCCAAAATGGGGGTTGTGACGCGTTTGGATCTAGCGTTTTCCCGAGACCAAGAAGAGAAGTGCTACGTGTGGCATCGAATGTTGGAATCACGGAAAGACTTTTATCGCTGGTTGCAAGAAGGAGCCTACGTGTATGTCTGCGGATCCCTCAATGTGGGCAGGGATGTAGAAAAGGCACTTGTGGAGATTTTCCGAACGGAGGGTGGGCTCAAGGAACCCGAGGCTCAAGCCCGTGTGAGCGAACTTAAGGAAACAGGCAGATATCGGAAGGATGTTTATTAA
- a CDS encoding NirA family protein codes for MELEAKGKASSAVVDKVKAGIGTLQPVQERYLQGFFAGLAERGISFWDAVSQEASLATSPPVESPSLTFEERVKKEEHPLDSYYRLLEHAEANRAPDREHTFRFKWYGLFYLSPVKESFMARIRIPAGQLQSFQLREIAKIAKELTTGYIQVTTRANIQIRLIQVRDAPEVLRRLSSVGLYTRGSGADNIRNITAHATTGIDPYEWIDVSPYCHKLAHLILSQREFYDLPRKFNVAFDGGGLVPVVEDTNDIGVRAVGVGTDTGQPEVLFRIRLGGVTGHGSFGTDLGVLVEPDRIVSVVAALIKVYLKNGDRSDRRKARVKYLLEKWGVERYLQETEKLLGHSLRRSPFREDGSFEGEVRKEKPFVAHPHIGVHPQKQPGFYYLGVALPVGQVTANQLLRLADLADHYGQGEVRTTVWQNFLLPHIPEGYVETVKKALVKMGLHWQQSPIASGVIACTGNRYCKYSSTDTKGHALELVKHLEKRVKLDQPVNIHLTGCPNSCAQHYIGDIGLLGVKGTLGGSQVEAYHVFVGGGFGEHRALGRQLFYSIPSSELPHLVERMLKVYLAKREPGETFQAFTARHDINTLQRLFSQDE; via the coding sequence ATGGAACTGGAAGCCAAGGGAAAAGCGTCGTCGGCTGTCGTCGACAAAGTAAAGGCTGGGATCGGAACGCTTCAGCCGGTACAAGAGCGCTATCTTCAAGGGTTTTTTGCCGGGCTTGCTGAGCGTGGAATCAGTTTTTGGGACGCTGTCTCTCAAGAGGCTTCCTTGGCCACTTCCCCTCCCGTGGAATCCCCGTCGCTCACCTTTGAGGAACGGGTGAAAAAGGAAGAGCATCCTTTGGATTCCTATTACCGACTTTTGGAGCATGCGGAAGCGAACCGGGCTCCAGATCGAGAACATACGTTTCGCTTTAAATGGTACGGGCTTTTCTATCTTTCGCCCGTAAAGGAATCGTTCATGGCGCGGATTCGTATTCCTGCCGGGCAACTTCAAAGTTTTCAACTGCGTGAGATTGCAAAGATAGCCAAGGAGTTGACAACGGGATACATCCAGGTGACCACCCGTGCCAATATCCAGATCCGGTTGATTCAGGTTCGCGACGCGCCGGAAGTCTTGCGACGCCTTTCGTCTGTGGGATTGTATACTAGGGGTTCTGGGGCTGACAACATCCGGAATATTACTGCTCATGCGACGACCGGAATTGATCCCTATGAATGGATAGACGTATCCCCTTACTGTCACAAGCTTGCTCATTTGATTCTTTCACAACGGGAATTTTATGACCTGCCGAGAAAATTTAATGTAGCGTTTGACGGGGGAGGACTGGTTCCGGTCGTAGAGGATACGAATGATATTGGTGTGCGGGCGGTGGGTGTAGGGACAGACACAGGTCAGCCGGAAGTTCTCTTTCGGATCCGGCTAGGAGGCGTAACCGGACATGGGAGTTTTGGAACGGATCTGGGCGTTTTGGTGGAACCGGATCGGATCGTTTCGGTAGTGGCGGCGCTCATTAAAGTGTATCTGAAAAACGGGGATCGTTCGGACCGGCGGAAAGCTCGTGTAAAATATCTTTTGGAAAAGTGGGGTGTGGAACGCTATCTGCAGGAAACCGAGAAACTGCTTGGACATTCGCTTCGCCGGAGTCCTTTTCGGGAGGACGGAAGCTTTGAGGGAGAAGTCCGGAAAGAAAAGCCTTTCGTTGCGCATCCGCACATTGGCGTTCATCCCCAAAAACAGCCGGGGTTTTACTATCTAGGGGTGGCTCTTCCGGTGGGACAGGTAACGGCAAACCAGCTATTACGATTGGCCGATCTGGCGGATCACTACGGCCAGGGAGAGGTTCGAACGACCGTGTGGCAAAATTTTCTCCTTCCTCATATCCCGGAAGGCTATGTGGAGACGGTTAAGAAAGCATTGGTAAAAATGGGACTTCACTGGCAGCAAAGCCCGATTGCCAGTGGGGTCATTGCGTGTACAGGAAACCGGTACTGCAAGTATTCGAGCACGGATACCAAAGGGCATGCATTAGAGCTGGTTAAGCATTTAGAAAAACGGGTGAAGTTAGATCAGCCTGTGAATATCCATCTAACAGGATGCCCGAATTCTTGTGCCCAGCATTACATTGGGGACATTGGTTTATTGGGAGTGAAAGGTACGCTCGGGGGGAGCCAGGTGGAGGCGTATCATGTGTTTGTGGGAGGTGGTTTTGGAGAGCACCGAGCGCTTGGTAGGCAGCTTTTTTATTCCATTCCCAGTTCTGAACTTCCCCATCTGGTCGAAAGGATGCTCAAAGTGTATCTTGCCAAGCGGGAGCCGGGAGAGACGTTCCAAGCCTTTACTGCTCGTCACGATATCAATACCCTGCAACGACTCTTTAGCCAGGATGAATGA
- a CDS encoding DJ-1 family glyoxalase III: MKKALVTVAPGFEEIEAITSIDVLRRADWSVVVGGTMPGIITASRKTKHLPDKDISDVLEETFDVIVLPGGAEGTANLSRDARVKALLERQVEEDRWVAAICAAPQLLVWHKLCPERKITAHPTCRKDIPQDRLIEGPRVVVDGKVITSVGAGTALEFALAILYCLEGSEVVQRVAQGLCARFDPSEIHLVTQKQEAAK, from the coding sequence ATGAAAAAGGCTCTTGTTACTGTGGCACCAGGCTTTGAAGAAATCGAGGCCATTACCTCCATTGACGTCTTGCGCCGGGCAGATTGGTCTGTGGTGGTCGGAGGAACCATGCCCGGGATCATTACGGCGTCACGCAAAACGAAGCACCTTCCCGATAAGGATATCAGCGACGTGCTGGAGGAAACCTTCGATGTCATTGTACTTCCCGGAGGTGCCGAGGGGACCGCTAACCTGTCCCGGGACGCAAGGGTAAAAGCACTCCTGGAGCGCCAGGTGGAGGAAGACCGGTGGGTGGCCGCAATCTGCGCGGCGCCCCAACTCCTTGTCTGGCATAAACTTTGTCCAGAGAGAAAAATTACGGCCCATCCCACCTGCCGCAAGGACATTCCCCAGGATAGACTCATAGAGGGTCCTCGGGTCGTAGTCGACGGCAAAGTCATTACCAGCGTAGGAGCGGGAACCGCCCTGGAATTTGCCCTGGCCATTCTTTACTGCTTGGAAGGAAGCGAGGTGGTACAACGCGTTGCCCAAGGTCTATGCGCCCGATTCGACCCGAGTGAGATCCATCTTGTAACCCAAAAGCAAGAGGCCGCAAAGTAA
- the pgsA gene encoding CDP-diacylglycerol--glycerol-3-phosphate 3-phosphatidyltransferase, whose amino-acid sequence MGGVAHDRQLPNKLSLGRLLLSAAFVADLSSSWPFKATAALGIFVVGSLTDWLDGWIARTRQWESDLGKLLDPLADKILITAAFIALLELGYAPMWVVVAIVSREFLITGLRTLAATRGFVLGAEKAGKHKTLSQILFVLACLTDQSLQELGAQESFLSRWLQLVQPPLLWIVLCITVASGLIYLVKNRGLFLASDPVPPIPASSVKREAVNCPAFKEWEAVVKALGSGHQSLLLRKGGLGELRRGFQVQHQRFWLLPTRFHQAQDKLKPPFASWVSRDEKPTEILLEYVAEVKEATFLTDWDHVEALDPFHIWATETVREKFFCGPVPGVHCLFVRVFRADPPVRIPWHASYEGCRSWTEVPASWERSRLIPVLTEEEFRQLLERISGLVRV is encoded by the coding sequence GTGGGGGGTGTCGCACATGACCGGCAGCTGCCCAATAAGCTTTCCCTCGGCCGGCTCCTCCTTTCGGCTGCGTTTGTAGCCGACCTCAGTTCCTCGTGGCCCTTCAAGGCAACGGCCGCTCTCGGGATCTTTGTGGTTGGCAGTCTCACCGACTGGCTGGACGGATGGATCGCACGAACGCGCCAATGGGAGTCCGACCTTGGCAAGCTTCTGGATCCTTTGGCCGATAAAATCCTCATTACGGCGGCCTTCATCGCGCTCCTCGAACTCGGGTACGCACCCATGTGGGTTGTCGTCGCCATCGTGAGTCGAGAATTTTTAATCACAGGTCTGCGTACGCTTGCAGCAACGCGAGGGTTTGTGCTCGGAGCAGAAAAAGCAGGAAAACACAAAACACTTTCACAGATCCTTTTTGTTTTGGCTTGCTTGACCGACCAATCCTTGCAGGAACTGGGTGCGCAAGAGAGTTTTCTTAGCCGCTGGTTGCAACTTGTGCAACCCCCCTTGCTGTGGATCGTCCTTTGCATTACGGTAGCCTCAGGTTTGATTTACCTGGTTAAAAACCGAGGGCTTTTTCTTGCAAGCGACCCCGTTCCGCCAATCCCTGCCAGCTCCGTGAAAAGGGAAGCGGTCAATTGTCCGGCTTTCAAAGAGTGGGAAGCTGTTGTCAAAGCGCTAGGCAGTGGTCACCAATCGCTTCTTTTACGAAAGGGAGGACTAGGAGAGCTGCGAAGAGGTTTCCAAGTCCAACACCAACGCTTTTGGCTTTTACCCACCCGTTTCCATCAAGCACAGGATAAGCTCAAACCGCCATTTGCTTCCTGGGTGAGCCGGGATGAAAAACCGACGGAAATTCTGCTGGAATATGTAGCGGAAGTCAAAGAGGCGACCTTCCTTACGGACTGGGATCACGTAGAAGCGTTAGACCCTTTTCACATTTGGGCGACTGAGACCGTGCGGGAAAAGTTTTTCTGCGGACCGGTTCCGGGAGTGCATTGCCTTTTCGTTCGAGTTTTTCGTGCGGACCCGCCGGTCCGCATTCCCTGGCACGCCAGCTATGAGGGATGCCGATCTTGGACGGAGGTTCCGGCATCGTGGGAAAGATCTCGATTGATCCCAGTGCTCACCGAAGAAGAGTTTCGGCAATTGTTAGAGAGAATTTCCGGACTGGTTCGAGTCTAG
- a CDS encoding BsuPI-related putative proteinase inhibitor, whose product MHPFSTEKNRSGYVRFVRPKQWLAIAWLGIAAPALLAFDVLPSRDPNPPHSPSGTGLGKLRLFATDPSRLEKAERVDDEKVEARVEVEPKSVSLAALRQMAPENDALKICLYVHNRDRKFYTLRFPTTQRLGVWIRDPSGQPVFVSPVDRDLPKEEGVTLLDPGDTLRYCFCLKQKDLANSLRVGVYAVETELVGYPKIRAKRTLSVTP is encoded by the coding sequence GTGCATCCTTTCTCGACAGAGAAGAATCGGAGCGGCTATGTTCGGTTTGTGCGTCCGAAGCAGTGGCTCGCGATTGCTTGGTTGGGAATCGCTGCCCCGGCGCTTTTGGCGTTTGACGTTTTGCCCTCGCGTGATCCCAACCCGCCCCATTCTCCTAGCGGAACAGGATTGGGCAAGCTACGGTTGTTTGCTACGGATCCCTCTCGGCTGGAAAAGGCCGAAAGGGTCGACGATGAGAAAGTGGAGGCACGGGTCGAGGTCGAGCCCAAAAGCGTTTCCTTGGCTGCACTGCGCCAGATGGCACCTGAAAATGACGCGTTGAAAATTTGCTTGTACGTCCACAATCGCGATCGGAAGTTCTACACGCTACGATTTCCGACGACTCAACGCTTGGGGGTTTGGATTCGGGATCCTTCGGGGCAGCCGGTTTTTGTGTCGCCAGTGGATCGTGATTTGCCCAAAGAAGAAGGAGTTACTCTTCTCGACCCGGGAGACACCCTTAGGTATTGCTTTTGTCTTAAACAGAAGGACCTTGCCAACTCTCTCAGGGTGGGTGTCTACGCGGTGGAGACCGAGCTTGTTGGGTACCCTAAGATTCGCGCGAAAAGAACGCTTTCCGTTACCCCCTAA
- a CDS encoding ROK family protein — MPRTSQACRRSPALGTGIALQIIQPGPSVAESQILTVDIGGSHVKLWKFNQRKPVKIPSGPQFTPQDLAHELPKWLSGWNYSVASVGFPSPVKEGQPVKDPKNLGPGWKKLDFGKLLGCPTRVVNDALLQALGCYRGGRMLFLGLGTGLGSALILDRILLPLELSELPYKKKGKTLEDYLGNAGRLRLGIKRWSKHLWEVIARLQAAFLVDYVVLGGGNAKRLVSTPPGVIRETNRAALQGGIRLWKESWVLA, encoded by the coding sequence ATGCCTCGAACTTCCCAGGCCTGCCGCCGCTCTCCTGCCCTAGGCACGGGGATTGCGCTGCAAATCATCCAGCCAGGTCCCTCGGTGGCCGAATCCCAGATCCTCACCGTCGACATCGGAGGGAGCCACGTGAAATTATGGAAATTCAACCAGAGAAAGCCGGTCAAAATTCCCTCAGGACCCCAATTTACACCCCAGGACCTGGCTCACGAACTCCCTAAGTGGCTCTCCGGGTGGAACTACTCGGTGGCGTCGGTGGGTTTCCCAAGCCCTGTCAAGGAAGGCCAACCCGTCAAGGATCCGAAAAACTTGGGTCCAGGTTGGAAAAAACTTGATTTTGGCAAGCTCTTGGGCTGCCCGACTCGAGTGGTGAATGACGCGCTTCTCCAGGCTCTGGGTTGCTACCGAGGGGGTCGGATGCTCTTCCTTGGACTGGGGACGGGGCTGGGATCTGCCCTCATTTTGGATCGCATTCTTTTACCCTTGGAGCTTTCGGAGCTGCCATACAAAAAGAAAGGCAAAACACTGGAAGATTATCTGGGCAATGCGGGAAGGTTACGACTTGGGATTAAACGCTGGTCCAAGCATCTTTGGGAGGTGATTGCGCGGCTACAAGCTGCATTTCTTGTGGATTACGTGGTTCTGGGAGGCGGCAACGCCAAGCGGCTCGTCTCTACCCCCCCAGGGGTCATCCGAGAAACAAACCGGGCCGCGCTCCAAGGAGGAATCCGGCTCTGGAAAGAGTCGTGGGTTCTTGCGTAG
- a CDS encoding NAD(P)-dependent oxidoreductase translates to MGKIFAIALLGTGVLGSAVARRLAERGWRVTVYNRTREKALALLPYGVTLSDHVTEAIAVADIILLTLADYPATRHVLEEAAQKLSFHSKVIVQMGTISSEQSRDLQDLVQKHGGLYAEAPVLGSAPEALAGRLLVFGGAESTLWQKLLPLFQDLAEKPMWVGPVGKAAIVKLAFNQLIATLTLAFATSLTLIEREGIATECFMELLRQSSLYAPTFDKKLPRMLHHHYEEPNFSYRHLVKDFRLFHEELKRHPLQSEWVSCLEPFFRRWENSSLANLDYSVLYKLIGSKEYTPGSNV, encoded by the coding sequence ATGGGAAAAATTTTTGCCATCGCTCTCTTAGGAACGGGAGTTTTGGGTAGTGCTGTGGCTCGCCGGCTTGCTGAACGAGGTTGGCGGGTCACCGTGTACAACCGGACCCGGGAAAAAGCGTTAGCCCTTCTCCCGTATGGGGTGACCCTAAGCGACCATGTCACAGAAGCCATCGCGGTGGCCGATATCATCCTTCTGACGCTAGCTGACTATCCGGCTACACGTCATGTCCTGGAGGAAGCCGCGCAAAAGCTTTCCTTTCATTCCAAAGTGATCGTGCAAATGGGAACCATCTCTTCCGAGCAAAGCCGGGACCTCCAGGATCTGGTCCAGAAGCACGGGGGCCTGTATGCAGAAGCGCCCGTGCTGGGCAGCGCGCCGGAGGCCCTGGCGGGGAGACTCCTCGTCTTTGGCGGCGCCGAATCTACGCTCTGGCAAAAGCTTTTGCCTCTTTTTCAGGACCTTGCGGAAAAGCCTATGTGGGTAGGCCCGGTAGGCAAAGCCGCTATTGTGAAACTTGCCTTTAACCAGCTGATCGCGACCCTAACGCTTGCCTTTGCTACCAGTCTTACCCTCATAGAACGGGAGGGAATAGCCACGGAATGTTTTATGGAACTTTTGCGGCAAAGCTCCCTTTATGCGCCAACCTTCGACAAAAAGTTGCCTCGGATGCTGCATCACCATTATGAAGAGCCCAACTTTTCTTATCGGCACCTTGTAAAAGATTTCCGTCTCTTTCACGAAGAGCTCAAGCGACACCCGTTGCAATCCGAGTGGGTGAGCTGTCTGGAACCATTCTTCCGAAGATGGGAAAATTCTTCCTTGGCCAATCTTGACTACTCGGTTCTCTACAAGCTTATTGGCAGCAAGGAGTACACCCCCGGATCAAACGTGTAA
- a CDS encoding transporter permease has protein sequence MHEEPPQLTEPDHRLLALSVALFAGVVGALEIHRELPALAIVVAIFLIARPRLLAEVDWALLATIGLMFVVLRQVVALSWLGRLLANLPIGHGLGAFLAAVIISQVMSNVPAAILLQNHVHDLRALVAGVNVGGYGWMTGSLANLIALRLAQDKGVVGDFHRLSIPFLLGATLLVGAWLVFRSTG, from the coding sequence TTGCACGAAGAACCGCCCCAGCTTACTGAGCCTGACCACCGGCTCCTAGCGCTTTCAGTTGCCCTATTTGCTGGTGTCGTTGGCGCCCTGGAAATTCACCGAGAACTTCCCGCCCTGGCCATCGTCGTCGCGATTTTCCTCATAGCAAGGCCTCGATTGCTGGCCGAAGTCGACTGGGCCCTATTGGCGACGATCGGGCTTATGTTCGTTGTCCTACGGCAGGTAGTCGCTCTGTCGTGGCTTGGACGCCTGCTTGCCAATCTACCGATCGGACATGGTCTAGGAGCGTTCCTAGCCGCCGTCATCATCTCACAGGTAATGAGCAACGTGCCGGCTGCGATCCTCTTGCAGAATCACGTGCACGATCTTCGTGCACTGGTAGCCGGGGTTAATGTCGGGGGATACGGATGGATGACCGGATCGCTTGCTAACCTCATCGCTTTACGGCTGGCCCAAGACAAAGGAGTGGTGGGGGATTTTCACCGGTTGTCGATACCATTCCTCCTGGGAGCAACACTTCTGGTAGGGGCTTGGTTGGTCTTCCGCTCCACCGGTTAG
- a CDS encoding SLC13 family permease, with translation MKRPEIQSAHSHKGNLWTRFSRPGNGLLWILLVLAIGLAFAQASFPRDWLRLIDWPTLEALAGLLVVTKGIERSGFLQEIARKLLAHFSSHCSLALALVLLSAILAALLTNDVSLFLLVPLTVSLAKVGQLRTKQLVALEALAVNTGSALTPIGNPQNLFLWQSSGLDFAGFIGLTAVPVTLTGGLLFGITLVPLSCSTGAIARRTAPAY, from the coding sequence GTGAAAAGACCCGAGATCCAGTCGGCTCACTCCCACAAGGGGAACCTATGGACGCGCTTTTCGCGGCCGGGCAACGGACTTCTTTGGATACTCCTAGTCCTGGCGATTGGTTTAGCTTTTGCCCAAGCGAGCTTCCCACGGGATTGGTTGCGCCTGATCGATTGGCCAACACTTGAAGCATTGGCTGGCCTCCTCGTGGTGACCAAAGGAATCGAGCGTAGCGGGTTTTTGCAGGAAATCGCCCGGAAGCTCCTTGCTCACTTTTCTTCCCACTGCTCCCTGGCGCTAGCCCTAGTTCTCCTCTCGGCCATCCTCGCAGCTCTACTGACAAACGATGTCAGCCTCTTTCTCCTCGTACCCCTGACGGTAAGCTTGGCAAAAGTAGGCCAGCTTCGGACAAAACAACTCGTCGCTCTGGAGGCCCTTGCGGTCAATACGGGCTCAGCGCTAACCCCGATTGGCAATCCCCAGAACCTCTTTCTTTGGCAGTCGAGTGGCCTGGATTTCGCTGGGTTTATCGGGCTGACGGCGGTGCCGGTGACCCTCACAGGAGGGCTCCTTTTCGGTATCACCTTGGTTCCTCTTTCCTGCTCAACCGGTGCCATTGCACGAAGAACCGCCCCAGCTTACTGA